One Gemmatimonadaceae bacterium DNA window includes the following coding sequences:
- a CDS encoding DUF2029 domain-containing protein, whose translation MLPTVKRRAWPILLTVHLLAALAVGVQRLLSGAQINNFLIFRSAFHHLMAGQDLYVPYPAEHFDLYKYSPTFALLFAPFSLLPLWPALLAWNLLNTVALCWAVRALVGPERGAVVLAVCLLEALGAMQNLQSNGLVAGLMIATLASLEREGVAGGALAVVSGTAVKIFPGAAGLLGVMDRRWWRFLLWSAGLSVVFLLLPLLVTSPEGLLAQYRSYGHLQELDRLRHPQMWIGGLLQQRGIAVNGVALQGVGLAIVLTAGAVARTAWQDAAVRRLLLAILLIFSNIFNHNAESPSYVIGLAALGIWWVSIPRARWRDGLLAFGVVMGSLVASDLTSKAFRAAYLVEWKGKAIVMTVVWVVLLWELWAAAAAARRRVGRIGEATQSWPAS comes from the coding sequence ATGCTCCCCACTGTAAAGCGACGCGCCTGGCCCATTCTGCTGACTGTCCACCTGCTGGCCGCCCTGGCGGTCGGGGTGCAGCGACTGCTCTCCGGGGCCCAGATCAACAACTTCCTGATCTTCCGGAGCGCCTTTCACCACCTGATGGCGGGGCAGGACCTGTACGTGCCCTATCCGGCCGAGCACTTCGACCTCTACAAGTACTCGCCCACGTTCGCGCTGCTCTTCGCGCCCTTTTCGCTGCTGCCGCTCTGGCCGGCGCTGCTTGCCTGGAACCTGCTGAACACGGTGGCGCTCTGCTGGGCGGTTCGTGCCCTGGTCGGGCCCGAGCGCGGGGCGGTGGTGCTGGCGGTCTGCCTGCTCGAGGCGCTGGGGGCGATGCAGAACCTGCAGAGCAACGGGCTGGTCGCCGGCCTGATGATCGCCACGCTGGCAAGTCTCGAGCGGGAGGGGGTCGCCGGCGGGGCATTGGCCGTCGTGAGCGGAACGGCCGTGAAGATCTTCCCCGGAGCGGCCGGTCTGCTGGGAGTCATGGACCGCCGCTGGTGGCGCTTTCTGCTCTGGAGCGCCGGGCTTTCCGTGGTCTTCTTACTGCTGCCCCTGCTGGTGACGTCGCCCGAGGGGCTGCTTGCGCAGTACCGCTCGTATGGGCACCTGCAGGAACTCGACCGCCTGCGGCATCCGCAGATGTGGATCGGCGGCCTGCTGCAGCAGCGTGGGATCGCCGTGAACGGGGTGGCCCTTCAGGGGGTGGGGCTGGCGATCGTGCTGACGGCCGGCGCGGTGGCGCGAACGGCATGGCAGGACGCCGCCGTGCGCCGCCTGCTGCTGGCCATCCTGCTGATCTTCTCCAACATCTTCAACCACAACGCCGAGTCGCCGAGCTATGTGATCGGTCTGGCGGCCCTCGGGATCTGGTGGGTGTCGATACCGAGGGCGCGCTGGCGGGACGGCCTGCTGGCGTTCGGGGTGGTCATGGGGTCGCTCGTGGCGAGCGATCTGACGAGCAAGGCGTTCCGGGCAGCCTACCTGGTGGAATGGAAGGGTAAGGCGATCGTGATGACCGTCGTTTGGGTGGTGCTTCTCTGGGAACTGTGGGCCGCGGCGGCCGCCGCCCGGCGGCGGGTGGGACGAATCGGGGAAGCAACCCAAAGCTGGCCAGCGAGTTAG